In the genome of Raphanus sativus cultivar WK10039 chromosome 4, ASM80110v3, whole genome shotgun sequence, one region contains:
- the LOC108851260 gene encoding guanosine nucleotide diphosphate dissociation inhibitor 2, whose protein sequence is MDEEYEVIVLGTGLKECILSGLLSVDGVKVLHMDRNDYYGGESTSLNLNQLWKKFKGEDKAPEHLGASRDYNVDMMPKFMMGNGKLVRTLIHTDVTKYLSFKAVDGSYVFVKGKVQKVPVTPMEALKSPLMGIFEKRRAGKFFSYVQDYDEKDPKTHNGMDLTRLTTKELIAKFGLDENTIDFIGHAVALHTNDQHLNQPALDTVMRMKLYAESLARFQGTSPYIYPLYGLGELPQAFARLSAVYGGTYMLNKPECKVEFDEEGKVTGVTSEGETARCKKIVCDPSYLPNKVRKIGRVARAIAIMSHPIPNTNDSHSVQVIIPQKQLARKSDMYVFCCSYSHNVAPKGKFIAFVSTDAETDNPQTELKAGIDLLGPVDEIFFDVYDRYEPVNEPELDNCFISTSYDATTHFETTVADVLNMYTLITGKQLDLSVDLSAASTEEE, encoded by the exons ATGGATGAAGAGTACGAGGTTATCGTTCTCGGCACCGGTCTCAAGGAGTGTATCCTCAGCGGTCTCCTCTCCGTCGATGGCGTCAAG GTGCTTCACATGGACAGGAATGATTACTATGGTGGTGAATCAACATCTCTTAATCTCAACCAG CTTTGGAAGAAGTTCAAGGGAGAAGACAAGGCTCCTGAGCATTTAGGTGCTAGCAGGGACTACAATGTTGACATGATGCCTAAG TTTATGATGGGAAATGGCAAGCTTGTGCGTACCCTTATTCACACGGACGTTACAAAGTACTTGTCGTTTAAAGCCGTTGATGGAAGCTATGTCTTCGTTAAAGGCAAG GTTCAAAAGGTGCCAGTGACTCCTATGGAGGCCCTGAAGTCTCCTCTCATGGGTATTTTTGAGAAACGTCGAGCTGGAAAGTTCTTCAGTTATGTTCAGGATTACGACGAGAAGGACCCCAAGACACACAACGGGATGGATTTGACCAGACTTACAACCAAGGAACTGATTGC GAAATTTGGTCTTGATGAGAACACTATTGACTTTATTGGTCACGCAGTGGCACTTCACACCAATGACCAACATCTCAATCAACCCGCCTTGGATACTGTGATGAGAATGAAG CTCTATGCGGAGTCTCTTGCACGTTTCCAAGGAACCTCTCCATATATTTATCCTCTCTATGGGTTGGGAGAACTCCCTCAG GCATTTGCACGACTTAGTGCTGTCTATGGTGGCACATACATGTTGAACAAACCTGAGTGCAAG GTAGAGTTTGACGAAGAAGGTAAGGTTACTGGTGTAACATCTGAAGGAGAGACTGCTAGATGCAAAAAGATTGTGTGTGACCCTTCTTACCTGCCCAACAAG GTTAGAAAGATTGGCAGAGTTGCTCGGGCCATTGCTATTATGAGCCACCCTATTCCAAACACCAATGACTCTCACTCGGTACAGGTCATCATACCCCAGAAGCAGCTTGCCCGAAAATCTGACAT GTATGTCTTCTGCTGTTCCTACTCCCACAACGTTGCTCCCAAGGGAAAGTTCATTGCATTTGTGTCCACAGATGCAGAGACTGATAACCCTCAAACTGAGCTAAAGGCTGGAATTGATCTTTTGGGTCCCGTTGATGAGATATTCTTCGACGTGTATGACAGATACGAGCCTGTCAACGAGCCTGAGTTGGACAACTGCTTTATATCAACC AGCTATGATGCTACAACCCACTTCGAGACAACCGTTGCTGATGTGTTGAACATGTATACTCTAATCACTGGAAAG CAACTGGACCTAAGTGTTGATCTGAGTGCAGCAAGTACTGAAGAGGAATGA